In one window of Methanobrevibacter sp. DNA:
- a CDS encoding class III signal peptide-containing protein gives MDECAQTSAEFILLFGGIFVVVLLVIYMYNNYMNDLGGEINSKEVNEFNSQLKTLKNYFK, from the coding sequence GTGGATGAATGTGCTCAGACATCAGCAGAATTCATTCTGTTGTTTGGAGGAATATTTGTTGTTGTATTGCTTGTAATTTACATGTATAATAATTACATGAATGATTTGGGAGGTGAAATCAACTCAAAGGAAGTGAATGAATTCAACAGTCAGTTAAAGACACTTAAAAATTACTTTAAATAA
- a CDS encoding bile acid:sodium symporter family protein, which produces MKRIFEFIEKYYCIMLLFFVGIALVYPPTFNWVLANIGDINILNLLLSIVLFTMGTTLKVDNFVNVFKNPREIVLGIAAQYIIMPFLAFALASIFSLDMALTVGIILVGTVPGGTASDVITFLARGDVALSVSLTAISTLISPIVTPLITLVLIGNQITFNPVDMFISIVQIVIIPIVLGLALNYKFPEFCAKLKGYLPAISGIVVCLIVAGIMGANKQAILTSSLLIMAVIIIQYFMAMGLGCLMGYIAGMKREHIITIAIELAFQNSGLSTSLAKTHFPSLTAATVPGALYSVWQNFAGSIIAYFLTRYSD; this is translated from the coding sequence ATGAAAAGGATTTTTGAATTCATAGAAAAATACTATTGCATAATGCTATTATTTTTTGTTGGTATTGCTCTTGTTTATCCACCCACATTTAATTGGGTTCTGGCAAACATTGGGGATATCAATATTTTGAATTTATTATTGAGTATTGTATTGTTTACTATGGGTACAACACTTAAAGTTGACAACTTTGTAAATGTATTTAAAAATCCTCGAGAAATTGTTCTTGGAATCGCTGCACAATACATTATAATGCCATTTTTAGCATTCGCTCTTGCAAGTATATTCTCACTTGACATGGCTTTGACTGTAGGTATTATTTTGGTCGGTACTGTTCCTGGTGGAACTGCATCAGATGTAATCACATTTCTTGCAAGGGGGGATGTTGCACTATCTGTATCTTTAACAGCAATTTCCACTTTGATTTCACCGATTGTAACTCCATTGATAACATTGGTGTTAATCGGAAATCAAATTACGTTCAATCCTGTGGATATGTTTATATCTATTGTTCAAATTGTAATAATTCCAATTGTTTTGGGTTTAGCACTTAATTACAAATTCCCAGAATTTTGTGCAAAGTTAAAGGGATACTTGCCTGCAATTTCTGGAATTGTGGTTTGTTTAATTGTTGCAGGAATTATGGGTGCAAACAAACAGGCAATCTTGACTTCATCCCTTTTGATAATGGCAGTTATCATAATTCAATATTTCATGGCAATGGGATTGGGCTGTTTGATGGGTTATATTGCTGGTATGAAACGGGAACACATTATTACAATAGCTATTGAACTAGCATTTCAGAACTCCGGATTATCAACAAGTCTCGCAAAGACACATTTTCCAAGTTTAACTGCTGCTACAGTTCCCGGTGCATTATATTCTGTTTGGCAGAATTTTGCAGGTTCAATAATTGCATATTTCCTGACTAGATATTCAGATTAA
- a CDS encoding TMEM175 family protein, producing METTRFETFFDAIIAIIITVLVLKIPQPTTPTIGAILQLNTVFIAYLISFLTLYNLWYANHNLFQVIDTIDNSVVWRYGVMTFIISLLPYFTLWLAYDIHSVPAETMFGLIFILTHIFNRLAMQAIYKSNPYNKQLIELDFNSNIQSIPLCVLIIGFILTYTVYTPGIYICCLIAVLLWVFFDRIIRRGNNGN from the coding sequence ATGGAAACTACAAGATTTGAAACATTTTTTGATGCGATTATAGCAATTATCATAACTGTTCTTGTTTTAAAAATTCCACAGCCAACAACACCAACCATTGGTGCCATTTTACAGTTAAATACCGTTTTTATTGCGTATTTAATAAGTTTTTTAACATTATATAATCTTTGGTATGCTAACCATAATCTCTTTCAAGTAATAGATACCATCGACAACTCTGTAGTTTGGCGTTACGGAGTTATGACATTTATCATTTCATTATTGCCTTATTTTACACTTTGGCTTGCTTATGACATCCATTCAGTTCCTGCAGAAACAATGTTTGGTTTGATATTCATATTAACCCATATATTCAATAGATTGGCTATGCAAGCAATTTACAAGAGCAACCCATACAACAAACAGTTAATCGAGTTGGATTTTAATTCCAATATCCAAAGCATTCCATTATGCGTATTGATTATTGGTTTTATCTTGACATACACAGTTTATACTCCAGGGATTTACATTTGTTGTTTGATTGCAGTTTTATTATGGGTTTTCTTCGATAGAATAATTAGGAGAGGTAATAATGGAAACTGA
- a CDS encoding TMEM175 family protein: METERFEALIDAILAIIITIIVLELPLANVGSWEALYELRYDFLIYAVSFIVCFNFWNFNNNIFRLVNKVDNKVIWTMGITLFVFSLLPYLTLFVGEHFYLFLPQFLYGLCFIITAVLSIIIGNFLKAADPGNIALHIALSKHYPMYATITTVLIGMILGYIFYPPIILVCCLISILGVWFIPRIIFHFK; this comes from the coding sequence ATGGAAACTGAAAGATTTGAAGCATTGATTGATGCAATTTTAGCAATCATTATTACAATCATTGTTTTGGAACTACCTCTTGCAAACGTTGGCAGTTGGGAAGCACTTTATGAACTGAGATATGATTTTCTAATTTATGCAGTTAGTTTTATTGTGTGCTTTAACTTTTGGAATTTCAACAACAACATATTCCGCCTTGTAAACAAAGTCGACAACAAAGTCATATGGACAATGGGAATCACATTATTCGTATTTTCACTCCTCCCATATCTTACATTATTCGTTGGAGAACATTTCTACCTGTTCCTGCCCCAATTCCTGTATGGTTTATGCTTTATCATTACTGCAGTTCTTTCAATAATTATAGGAAACTTCCTTAAAGCAGCAGATCCGGGAAATATTGCATTGCATATTGCATTAAGTAAACATTATCCAATGTATGCAACTATAACCACAGTTTTAATTGGAATGATACTCGGATACATCTTTTATCCACCAATAATATTAGTGTGCTGTTTAATTTCAATTTTAGGCGTATGGTTCATACCAAGAATAATCTTCCATTTTAAGTAA
- a CDS encoding guanylyltransferase has protein sequence MKEYEVYSSLKVPKNSKIIVRLDGRSFHQLARDLNLTKPYDENFYKVLSHVCEDLFKEFSPIFVYAFSDEISILLDNVPFNGRIEKIDSVMASFAASSFVINYNVKFKKPPAFDARVIPISDDDILEYFKWRQDESWRNCVNSHGIFYLKSKYSNIESNDKINGKKLSDIHELLFENGINLNDVDAYKKRGIGIYRKNKKVVGFNKKENREQVSYRSYVCTDWNLPKFNKDFFKRLGVLK, from the coding sequence ATGAAGGAATATGAAGTTTATTCTTCACTAAAAGTTCCAAAAAACTCTAAAATTATTGTTCGTTTGGACGGTAGAAGTTTTCATCAGTTAGCTCGCGATTTAAATTTAACCAAGCCTTATGATGAGAATTTCTATAAAGTTCTCTCTCATGTTTGTGAAGATTTGTTTAAAGAATTTTCACCTATTTTTGTTTATGCTTTTTCAGATGAAATAAGCATATTATTGGATAATGTTCCATTCAATGGCAGAATTGAAAAAATTGATTCTGTAATGGCTAGTTTTGCAGCCAGTTCATTTGTTATTAATTACAATGTAAAATTTAAAAAACCTCCTGCTTTTGATGCACGTGTCATTCCAATTTCAGATGATGACATTCTTGAATATTTCAAATGGAGACAGGATGAATCCTGGAGAAATTGTGTAAATTCTCATGGCATATTCTATCTCAAATCAAAGTATTCAAATATTGAATCAAATGATAAAATAAATGGTAAGAAGTTAAGTGATATACATGAATTATTATTCGAGAATGGTATTAATTTGAACGATGTTGATGCTTACAAAAAAAGAGGAATTGGAATATATAGGAAGAATAAAAAAGTGGTTGGTTTCAATAAAAAAGAAAATAGGGAACAGGTATCATACAGAAGCTATGTGTGTACCGATTGGAATCTTCCAAAATTCAACAAGGACTTCTTTAAAAGATTAGGTGTTTTAAAATGA
- a CDS encoding lactaldehyde dehydrogenase — MDMLINGKHISSDDVEDVINPYDGKVIDTIPIAHRQDAELAIESANNAKDSLREMSAFKISNKLFNVVEKLKEKRLEFAESLTLEVGKPINESLLEVDRSIETLKLSAEEAKRIYGESVPLDAGMGGKGFFAFTQKEPLGVVAAITPFNYPLNLTIHKIAPAIACKNTVIVKPPTEAPLTVMKFCDLLDEEFPDGVVNVIPGYGSEVGDHLVISPDVNKISFTGSVTTGLMISQKAGMKKVTLELGGNDPTVILKDADLDKAVKGIINGAFLNAGQVCMGVKRVIVEDEIADEFAEKLVEATQKLVMGNPMDSKTTLGTLISEKAAIQVEETVNNAVREGAKILTGGNRDGAFYEATVIDNVAPDMDLVENETFGPVAPIIRVKNIDEAIEVANDTEYGLQAGVFTADYASAMRCAQEIEAGTVFINKQSTFRTDNMPFGGFKNSGIGKEGIKYAVDEMTKTKLIGLNLR, encoded by the coding sequence ATGGATATGTTAATTAATGGAAAACACATTTCAAGTGATGATGTAGAAGATGTGATTAATCCATATGATGGAAAAGTAATTGATACAATCCCAATTGCTCACAGGCAGGATGCTGAACTTGCAATTGAATCAGCAAACAATGCTAAAGACAGTCTACGTGAGATGTCTGCATTTAAAATTTCAAATAAATTATTTAATGTTGTTGAAAAATTAAAGGAAAAACGTCTGGAATTTGCAGAATCTTTAACATTGGAAGTTGGAAAACCAATCAATGAATCATTGCTTGAAGTTGATAGATCAATTGAAACATTAAAGCTTTCAGCAGAAGAGGCAAAAAGAATTTATGGTGAAAGTGTCCCTCTTGATGCGGGAATGGGTGGAAAAGGATTTTTTGCTTTTACACAAAAAGAACCTTTGGGTGTTGTAGCAGCTATCACTCCATTTAATTATCCATTAAATCTAACAATTCATAAAATTGCACCAGCAATAGCATGTAAAAATACAGTAATCGTAAAACCACCAACAGAAGCTCCATTGACAGTCATGAAATTCTGTGATTTGTTGGATGAAGAATTTCCGGATGGTGTTGTAAATGTTATTCCAGGATATGGTTCAGAAGTTGGCGATCACTTAGTTATTTCACCGGATGTTAATAAGATTTCATTCACAGGAAGCGTAACAACTGGTCTTATGATTTCACAGAAGGCAGGAATGAAGAAAGTTACTTTGGAACTTGGTGGAAATGATCCTACAGTTATCTTGAAAGATGCTGATTTGGATAAAGCAGTAAAAGGAATAATCAATGGTGCATTCCTAAATGCAGGTCAAGTCTGCATGGGGGTTAAAAGGGTAATTGTTGAAGATGAAATTGCAGATGAATTTGCAGAAAAGTTAGTCGAAGCGACTCAAAAGTTGGTTATGGGAAATCCAATGGATTCTAAAACAACTCTTGGAACATTAATATCTGAAAAAGCTGCAATACAGGTTGAAGAAACAGTCAATAATGCAGTTAGGGAAGGTGCAAAAATTCTGACTGGTGGAAATCGTGATGGTGCATTTTATGAAGCAACTGTAATAGATAATGTCGCACCGGATATGGATCTTGTTGAAAATGAAACATTCGGTCCTGTAGCACCAATCATCCGTGTTAAAAATATTGATGAAGCTATTGAAGTTGCAAATGATACTGAATATGGTCTTCAGGCAGGTGTATTCACTGCGGATTATGCTTCTGCTATGAGGTGTGCTCAGGAAATTGAAGCCGGAACGGTATTCATCAATAAACAATCTACATTCAGAACTGATAATATGCCTTTTGGTGGATTCAAAAATAGTGGTATCGGTAAAGAAGGAATAAAATACGCAGTCGATGAAATGACTAAAACAAAATTAATAGGTTTGAATTTAAGATAA
- the serA gene encoding phosphoglycerate dehydrogenase — translation MKVLIADAINEKGIENLKEVADVVVDTSITPEELANTIHEYNGIVVRSRTKLTADIIEKADNLQIIARAGVGVDNIDLNAATEKGIMVVNSPESTSVTVAEHTMGLILSMARKISIADKSVKEGKWEKKKFMGVELRNKTLGVIGMGRIGSQVVNRCKAFGMDAMAYDPYLPEEVAKQMGVDLTDLDTVLKNADFITIHVPLTPETKHSISTEQFEIMKDTAFIVNCARGGIIDEEALYDALVNDKIGGAALDVYEEEPPAEDSKLFELDNIVLTPHIAASTKEAQRDAAIIVADEIIDLAKGNTPKNVLNLPRINKETYKELAPYMELCEKLGSFVAQGLNSKLQELEIIYSGEISEIDNLEILSRTVIQGAVNPFLSSPVNAVNAALVAKDRGISITEGRKNNSRGYESLIKVIAKSEDETFTAEGTQLHESRILKVNDYWVDVIPKGHMFIAKYEDVPGSIGKIGTKLGEHNVNIGIMQVGRDEKGGRAIMVLTLDKEVPKDVIKEIQALDNVYEATGIEL, via the coding sequence ATGAAAGTACTTATCGCTGATGCTATTAACGAAAAGGGTATTGAAAACTTAAAAGAAGTAGCTGATGTTGTTGTTGACACCAGCATCACTCCTGAAGAGTTAGCTAATACCATCCATGAATACAACGGAATCGTTGTAAGAAGTCGTACAAAATTAACTGCTGACATTATTGAAAAAGCAGACAACTTACAAATTATTGCAAGAGCAGGTGTTGGAGTAGACAACATCGACCTAAATGCTGCAACTGAAAAAGGTATTATGGTTGTAAACTCACCAGAATCCACCTCAGTTACTGTAGCTGAACACACTATGGGATTAATTTTAAGTATGGCTCGTAAAATTTCCATTGCAGACAAATCTGTCAAAGAAGGCAAATGGGAAAAGAAAAAATTCATGGGTGTAGAACTCAGAAACAAAACCCTTGGTGTAATTGGAATGGGAAGAATCGGATCCCAAGTTGTAAACAGATGTAAAGCATTTGGAATGGATGCAATGGCTTACGACCCATACTTACCTGAAGAAGTTGCAAAACAAATGGGCGTAGATTTAACTGATTTAGACACAGTTCTTAAAAATGCAGACTTTATTACAATCCACGTACCTCTTACCCCTGAAACCAAACACTCAATTTCTACCGAGCAATTTGAAATAATGAAAGATACTGCTTTCATCGTAAACTGTGCTCGTGGTGGAATTATTGATGAAGAAGCATTATACGATGCATTAGTTAATGATAAAATTGGTGGAGCAGCTCTCGATGTATACGAAGAAGAACCACCAGCAGAAGATTCAAAATTATTCGAGTTAGACAACATCGTTTTAACTCCTCACATTGCAGCTTCAACCAAAGAAGCTCAAAGAGATGCAGCTATTATTGTAGCTGATGAAATTATTGACCTTGCAAAAGGAAACACCCCTAAAAACGTGTTAAACTTACCACGTATCAACAAGGAAACCTACAAAGAGTTAGCACCATACATGGAATTATGTGAAAAATTAGGTAGTTTCGTTGCACAAGGACTTAACAGCAAACTCCAAGAACTTGAAATTATCTACAGTGGAGAAATCTCTGAAATTGACAATCTTGAAATCTTATCAAGAACTGTTATCCAAGGTGCTGTAAACCCATTCTTAAGTTCCCCAGTAAACGCAGTTAACGCTGCATTAGTTGCAAAAGACAGAGGAATCAGCATTACTGAAGGCAGGAAAAATAACTCCAGAGGATACGAATCCTTAATCAAAGTTATTGCTAAAAGTGAAGATGAAACTTTCACTGCTGAAGGAACTCAATTACACGAATCCAGAATCTTAAAAGTAAACGATTACTGGGTTGACGTAATTCCTAAAGGACACATGTTCATTGCTAAATATGAAGATGTTCCTGGAAGTATTGGTAAAATCGGTACCAAATTAGGTGAACACAACGTGAACATTGGAATTATGCAAGTTGGAAGAGATGAAAAAGGCGGAAGAGCTATCATGGTTCTAACTTTAGACAAAGAAGTTCCAAAAGACGTAATCAAAGAAATCCAAGCTTTAGATAATGTATATGAAGCTACTGGAATTGAATTATAA
- a CDS encoding tRNA-binding protein, with translation MWDTTKDYRILVASKARENYLNLIPTAAFRGSWNKKQAIDLGKQMNSDFQSLMYSYLEGDELVNSPDVASLKEKAEQIIEYLGGPDWNKKFLSNAPKEDREKTQENIAKVRFFLDTIIGLKDRLALGPINDPIIGVDIRVGEVMSVTKHPRNDKLLICNVNLGKRAITVLTNDLTVKDDNKVGVSLLPPQSFSDIVSEGMFLGIDGVIVKDVEGELGQMPKIPLEALNETRNLVENYLK, from the coding sequence ATGTGGGACACAACAAAAGATTATAGAATTTTAGTGGCAAGCAAAGCAAGAGAAAATTATCTCAATCTCATTCCAACAGCTGCTTTTAGAGGAAGCTGGAATAAAAAACAAGCTATTGACCTTGGAAAACAAATGAACAGTGATTTCCAATCATTAATGTACTCTTACCTTGAAGGAGATGAATTGGTAAATTCTCCTGATGTTGCATCATTAAAAGAAAAAGCAGAGCAAATCATTGAATACTTGGGAGGACCTGACTGGAACAAAAAGTTCCTAAGCAATGCTCCTAAAGAAGACAGGGAAAAAACACAGGAAAATATTGCAAAAGTAAGATTCTTCTTGGACACAATTATCGGTTTAAAAGACAGATTAGCTCTTGGACCAATCAACGATCCAATCATCGGTGTTGACATCAGAGTTGGAGAAGTGATGAGTGTTACAAAACACCCAAGAAACGACAAATTATTAATTTGTAACGTAAATCTTGGAAAACGTGCAATTACCGTTCTCACAAACGATTTAACCGTTAAAGATGACAACAAAGTTGGTGTCTCCTTACTCCCACCACAATCATTCAGTGATATCGTAAGTGAAGGAATGTTCCTTGGTATAGATGGAGTTATTGTTAAAGATGTTGAAGGAGAACTTGGCCAAATGCCAAAGATTCCACTCGAAGCGCTTAACGAAACACGTAACCTTGTTGAAAACTATTTAAAATAA
- a CDS encoding Mov34/MPN/PAD-1 family protein, with amino-acid sequence MSFISKLFGNNDDEFSEVRVDREVLNSVIYYSKQAYPNEFLAFFDGEIKNNVLYITSLLFVPGETCETGAVVHNEMVPMNTKYYGSVHSHPGPSASPSDADLMTFSKNGYFHMIVCLPYSYETFKAYDRHGEPMDYSVGDYSYLVDDNPDDFFDEDDVLTDSDEFEPGFFDEDDDEFFKNLDEEKVDHYEEFERRNGLNNQAQNSVIKIELNNDGSVKRIFREFKD; translated from the coding sequence ATGAGTTTCATTTCAAAATTATTCGGAAACAATGATGATGAATTTAGTGAAGTTAGAGTTGACAGGGAAGTTCTTAACTCTGTAATCTATTACTCAAAACAGGCATATCCAAATGAATTTCTAGCATTTTTTGATGGTGAAATTAAAAATAATGTGTTATACATTACCAGTTTGTTATTTGTTCCTGGTGAGACATGTGAAACCGGTGCTGTTGTTCACAATGAAATGGTTCCAATGAACACCAAATATTATGGATCAGTCCATTCACACCCAGGACCAAGTGCAAGTCCATCTGATGCTGATTTAATGACTTTTTCTAAAAATGGATACTTCCACATGATCGTATGCTTACCTTATTCATATGAAACATTTAAGGCATATGACAGGCATGGGGAGCCTATGGATTATAGTGTCGGAGATTATAGTTATCTTGTTGATGATAATCCTGATGATTTTTTTGATGAAGATGATGTATTGACTGACAGTGATGAATTTGAGCCGGGATTTTTTGATGAGGATGATGATGAATTTTTCAAAAATCTTGATGAAGAAAAAGTTGATCATTATGAAGAATTCGAAAGAAGAAACGGTTTGAACAATCAAGCACAGAATTCTGTAATAAAAATAGAACTTAATAATGATGGCAGTGTAAAAAGGATTTTTAGGGAATTCAAGGATTGA
- a CDS encoding aspartate dehydrogenase has protein sequence MKVGIIGCGAIANIITGSIAPENNGIEIAYFFDKDVERAENLASLAGGIAALDFDDMLNNVDLVLECASPASVKEYAPIVLKRGIDMITMSIGAFMDLDFYGEVLKIAKENNAKIHLPSGAVVGLDGIKAVAKFGLKEINLVTRKSPRSLGKDIDTEEVLFEGKASEAVKQFPLNINVAATISMACGRDIDVKIIVDPKVDRNVHEITAKGDFGEFKTTTMNFPCEANPKTSMLAALSAIRLLKSFNETISVGM, from the coding sequence ATGAAAGTCGGTATTATAGGCTGTGGAGCAATTGCTAATATTATTACTGGCAGTATCGCTCCTGAAAACAACGGTATTGAAATTGCATATTTTTTCGATAAGGATGTTGAAAGAGCAGAAAATTTAGCAAGTTTGGCTGGCGGTATTGCAGCACTTGATTTTGATGACATGCTAAACAATGTAGATTTGGTATTGGAATGTGCTTCTCCTGCTTCAGTTAAGGAATATGCTCCAATTGTTCTTAAAAGAGGAATTGACATGATCACCATGAGTATTGGTGCATTCATGGATTTGGATTTCTATGGTGAAGTCTTAAAAATAGCTAAAGAGAATAATGCTAAAATACACTTGCCGTCAGGTGCTGTTGTAGGTCTTGACGGAATTAAAGCAGTGGCTAAATTCGGTCTTAAAGAAATTAATCTTGTAACCCGTAAATCTCCAAGGTCCCTTGGAAAAGATATTGATACTGAAGAAGTGCTATTTGAAGGAAAAGCTTCAGAAGCAGTTAAACAGTTCCCATTAAACATTAATGTGGCTGCAACAATAAGTATGGCATGTGGAAGAGATATTGATGTTAAAATCATTGTTGATCCTAAAGTTGACAGAAATGTTCATGAAATTACAGCTAAAGGAGACTTTGGTGAATTCAAAACCACTACAATGAATTTCCCTTGCGAAGCTAATCCTAAAACAAGTATGTTGGCAGCACTCTCAGCAATTAGATTACTTAAAAGTTTCAATGAAACCATTAGTGTGGGTATGTAA
- a CDS encoding PRC-barrel domain-containing protein: MVEVSKLRSLDIYTNTGHYVGRVEDVVLNIRLGTISKLQVRAIEQERKPAGVINSFLGSIRGEVPEENDMKSFQNDLLTVDFDKVQAIGDIMLINPRDIKKINSEPQVPDAVVPKQPETQPQETQVQFDAERL; the protein is encoded by the coding sequence ATGGTAGAAGTTTCAAAATTACGCAGTTTAGATATTTATACCAACACTGGACATTATGTTGGTCGTGTAGAAGATGTTGTTCTCAATATTAGATTAGGAACTATTTCAAAATTACAAGTTAGAGCTATTGAACAAGAAAGAAAACCTGCTGGTGTTATTAACTCATTTTTAGGAAGTATTCGTGGGGAAGTTCCAGAAGAAAATGATATGAAATCTTTCCAAAACGATTTATTAACCGTAGACTTCGATAAAGTACAAGCTATCGGAGATATTATGTTAATCAATCCTAGAGATATTAAAAAAATAAACTCAGAACCACAAGTTCCTGATGCTGTAGTTCCAAAACAACCTGAAACTCAACCACAAGAAACTCAAGTCCAATTTGATGCTGAAAGATTATAG
- a CDS encoding DUF4013 domain-containing protein, which translates to MIDHTRTFYENIKDAFYFAVSDKVSIVIIGIILTIAGTLEEYHTNDPLLSIISIIVLLCFLLFEAGYSSKIIVETLEGSTKTPAIENIPEMLTHGLKEFIVTLGYSIVSYILGMVVEGIYVIYHDSIILLPSLLIFALILFVMNSSLIYMGHKSGKIKDGFNIKGIFGLYGKLGFLGTLFLFITCIISQLILFSSVFNVFSWDIWIIIKFIMNFLLAPISLIFSLRLFALQGRLN; encoded by the coding sequence ATGATTGATCATACAAGAACTTTCTATGAAAATATTAAGGATGCATTTTATTTTGCAGTATCAGATAAAGTATCTATTGTTATCATTGGTATTATTTTAACAATTGCAGGTACTTTGGAGGAGTACCATACAAATGATCCATTATTGTCTATTATAAGTATTATTGTTCTTCTATGCTTTTTGCTTTTTGAAGCAGGTTATTCTTCAAAAATTATTGTTGAAACTCTTGAAGGGTCAACTAAGACACCTGCTATTGAAAATATTCCTGAAATGTTAACTCATGGTTTGAAGGAATTTATAGTAACTCTTGGATATTCTATTGTGAGTTATATATTGGGTATGGTAGTGGAAGGAATTTATGTTATTTATCATGATTCCATAATTTTGCTTCCGTCTCTCTTGATATTTGCATTAATCCTGTTTGTTATGAATTCTTCTTTAATATATATGGGTCATAAATCTGGTAAAATTAAGGATGGATTCAATATCAAAGGAATATTTGGTCTTTATGGAAAATTAGGATTTCTTGGCACTTTATTTTTATTTATTACATGTATTATTTCACAGTTAATTTTGTTTTCGTCTGTGTTTAATGTGTTTTCATGGGATATTTGGATTATAATTAAATTTATAATGAACTTTCTCTTGGCTCCAATCAGTCTTATATTTTCATTAAGATTGTTTGCACTTCAAGGAAGATTAAATTAA